Proteins found in one Hevea brasiliensis isolate MT/VB/25A 57/8 chromosome 18, ASM3005281v1, whole genome shotgun sequence genomic segment:
- the LOC110646561 gene encoding protease Do-like 5, chloroplastic: protein MVVLGSLHGIPSPPLVQGTTSSSSSNSQDSTNRSLILARRRAVVFGSTSLGIASLVNLHNFNSKPPLFHSAAAEEDEIEKEEDRIVHVFQITSPSVVFIQDLELAKIPKSSSNDATLIEDENAKVEGTGSGFIWDKFGHIVTNYHVVDKLATDRSGLQRCKVFLIDAGGNSLYREGKIIGFDVAYDLAVLKVDVEGHELKPAVLGTSRDLRVGQNCFAIGNPYGYENTLTTGVVSGLGREIPSPNGRAIRGAIQTDAAINAGNSGGPLINSYGHVIGVNTATFTRKGTGVSSGVNFAIPIDTVVRTVPHLIVYGTAYSDRF, encoded by the exons ATGGTGGTCTTGGGTTCTTTACATGGCATTCCCTCTCCTCCGTTAGTTCAGGGAAccacctcttcttcttcttcaaattcTCAAGATTCTACAAACAGGAGTCTCATTCTTGCAAGGAGAAGAGCAGTAGTCTTTGGTTCCACCAGTTTAGGGATTGCATCTCTGGTCAACTTGCACAATTTCAATTCAAAACCACCTTTATTCCATTCTGCTGCTGCTGAAGAAGATGAAATTGAGAAAGAAGAGGATAGAATTGTTCACGTCTTCCAG ATAACTTCACCATCGGTTGTTTTCATTCAAGACCTTGAATTAGCTAAAATCCCAAAGAGCTCTTCCAATGATGCTACCCTTATTGAGGATGAAAATGCAAAAGTTGAAGGGACAGGTTCAGGCTTCATCTGGGACAAGTTTGGTCACATA GTCACAAACTACCATGTTGTTGATAAATTGGCCACAGATAGGAGCGGGTTACAGCGTTGTAAG GTGTTTCTAATTGATGCTGGAGGCAATAGCTTGTACAGGGAAGGAAAGATCATTGGTTTTGATGTAGCTTATGATCTGGCTGTCCTTAAG GTTGATGTCGAGGGACATGAACTGAAGCCTGCTGTTCTTGGTACTTCTAGAGATTTACGTGTTGGTCAGAACTGCTTTGCCATTGGGAATCCTTATGGATATGAGAACACACTTACAACAGGG GTGGTCAGCGGCTTAGGCAGGGAAATACCTTCACCAAATGGAAGAGCCATTCGAGGAGCTATTCAAACAGATGCGGCTATTAATGCAG GGAATTCAGGAGGGCCATTGATTAATTCATATGGACATGTTATTGGCGTCAACACAGCAACTTTCACTCGAAAAG GGACAGGAGTATCCTCTGGGGTGAATTTTGCAATACCGATCGACACTGTTGTGCGGACTGTACCACACCTTATTGTTTATGGAACCGCTTACAGTGACAGGTTTTGA
- the LOC110646571 gene encoding uncharacterized protein LOC110646571 — MEKPTPNFVQSSLINPYKSKDRYPKKAKGMSFFAFVLSIFIYISIFYIFNLSPSKLFKNFKFWFFICNTIIIIILVDYGAFSSSKDNNKQLDLYQDYIMRRQRSAPSSYRQYYSQIIKTHIPEEEVEDLQEKRKVTHQRTRVPAETRLSIVRERSSTSFQGTNKKKLESCLKQENVNGGLEKKKLIQAKTLLQRSKSDATKRVVIDESKNIIRRVETERYDSPPDPLDEEENNKNDYANMSNEELNRRVEEFIQRFNRQIRLQRDVY, encoded by the coding sequence ATGGAAAAACCTACACCAAATTTTGTGCAAAGTTCACTCATCAATCCTTACAAATCCAAAGATCGCTACCCAAAAAAGGCCAAGGGCATGTCCTTCTTTGCCTttgttttgtctatttttatctATATCTCTATCTTCTATATCTTCAACCTCTCCCCTTCAAAGCTCTTCAAAAACTTCAAGTTTTGGTTCTTCATTTGCAACACTATCATTATCATAATTCTAGTAGATTATGGTGCATTCTCTTCCTCCAAAGACAACAATAAACAACTTGATCTTTACCAGGACTACATAATGAGAAGGCAAAGAAGTGCTCCATCTTCCTACAGACAATACTATTCTCAAATTATCAAGACACACATTCCTGAAGAAGAGGTAGAGGACTTGCAGGAGAAGAGAAAAGTAACGCATCAAAGAACCAGAGTCCCTGCAGAAACAAGATTGTCAATTGTTCGTGAAAGGTCTAGCACAAGCTTCCAAGGCACTAACAAGAAAAAGCTTGAAAGTTGCTTAAAACAAGAAAATGTTAATGGAGGTCTTGAGAAGAAGAAGTTGATCCAGGCAAAAACATTACTTCAGCGTAGTAAGTCAGATGCCACTAAAAGGGTAGTGATTGATGAGAGTAAGAACATTATTAGAAGGGTAGAAACTGAGAGGTACGACTCACCACCAGACCCTctagatgaagaagaaaataataaaaatgattatgCAAATATGTCCAATGAAGAGTTAAACAGAAGAGTTGAAGAGTTTATTCAAAGATTCAATAGGCAGATTCGACTTCAGAGAGATGTttattag